Sequence from the Agarivorans sp. Alg241-V36 genome:
GATAAATTACGCGCCTTACAGTATTTTGCTCACCTTGCAGAATCTGGCAGCTTCACCAATACCGCCAATGCCTTTAATGTGCCGCCCTCTTCGGTATCTCGGCGAATTGCAGATTTAGAAGCGATGTTGAAGCAGCAATTACTACATCGCAGTACTCGCCAAGTAAAATTGACCGAGCTAGGTGATTTATACTACCAGCAAATATTACCTGCTTTGCACAGCTTGAACGATGCAGAAGACTTACTAAAACAGCAGCAACAACACCCCAGCGGATTGTTATCTATCAGCGCCATGCCCAGTTATGGCGAACTATGTTTAACCCCAATATTGAGTGAATTTTCGCTGCGTTATCCCGACATTGTGTTGGATTTACACTTTAGCGATCAACTTACCAACTTGCGGCGCGACCAAATTGATATTGCGATCCGCGGTGGCAATGCACCCGATGAGCGCATTGTTGCCAAAAAGCTCTCGAATAATCATTTTGTACTGTGTGCCTCACCAGAGTATTTAGCCCGAAACGGCCAACCGCAGCACCCTTTAGAGCTCAATCAACATCCCAGCTTGCGTTACCGCAGCCCGGAAAAAGTATTACCTTGGCTCTTTAAAGAACAACAAAAATGGCAAGAATTACATCCACCTATTCGCTTAATTAGCAATCATGGTACAAGCTTAGTCAACGCCGCAAAAAGTGGTGAGGGCATTGCTTTGTTGCCAGAGTGGGGAATTAGCCAACAACTTGCCGAAGGCAGTTTAGTGGTATTTTCGGTCGGCCAAGATATTCGTGTATCGCCGGCGGAAGCCACTGGTATTTTTCTTCTATACCAAGGACTTAAGTATCAAATACCCAAGGTTAAAGTGGCCGTAGACTTTATCGTCTCGCAATTAAGCCAGCCGCCTAGTGAATATTCAGGCAAGTAGCTAAAGCAGCCAATAGTTCGACCTTGTATGTTTGCTGACTCAGCAGATTATGCTGATATGTACCCTAAGCTGTTTAAACTTTGCACTTTTCTCTGCAAACTTGTTTGTTAAGATAATGTTACGTTTGATTCTTGATTACTTGGTCTACTTTTAGCAACAAGCCTTAACAA
This genomic interval carries:
- a CDS encoding LysR family transcriptional regulator, with the translated sequence MDKLRALQYFAHLAESGSFTNTANAFNVPPSSVSRRIADLEAMLKQQLLHRSTRQVKLTELGDLYYQQILPALHSLNDAEDLLKQQQQHPSGLLSISAMPSYGELCLTPILSEFSLRYPDIVLDLHFSDQLTNLRRDQIDIAIRGGNAPDERIVAKKLSNNHFVLCASPEYLARNGQPQHPLELNQHPSLRYRSPEKVLPWLFKEQQKWQELHPPIRLISNHGTSLVNAAKSGEGIALLPEWGISQQLAEGSLVVFSVGQDIRVSPAEATGIFLLYQGLKYQIPKVKVAVDFIVSQLSQPPSEYSGK